The Thiohalomonas denitrificans genome contains a region encoding:
- a CDS encoding SCO family protein, whose translation MRKIGPLLLIAVLLGLVLWFAMEWQPNQKPDQHQGLTVSKAPTGGDFTLYSQQGPISLQDLRGKVVLLYFGYTFCPDICPTSLALMAQAFKEMTSEELDQVQGVFVSVDPRRDTPERLAEYSRYFHPNIVGVTGTVEQVDKVVAQYGAAYRIAESDSAMDYSVDHSSVTYVIDQQGRLHAPLMHGTSPDRIRKTVRDLLNDVSNS comes from the coding sequence GTGAGAAAGATCGGACCGCTTTTATTAATAGCCGTTCTATTGGGCCTTGTGCTTTGGTTTGCCATGGAATGGCAACCAAATCAAAAGCCGGATCAACACCAAGGCCTGACCGTTTCGAAAGCCCCCACCGGCGGAGATTTCACCCTGTATTCACAGCAGGGGCCGATTTCTCTTCAAGATCTGCGCGGCAAGGTGGTCCTGCTCTATTTCGGCTACACCTTTTGCCCGGACATTTGTCCCACTTCACTGGCATTGATGGCCCAAGCCTTCAAGGAGATGACGTCGGAGGAGCTGGACCAGGTTCAAGGGGTCTTTGTCAGTGTCGACCCCCGGCGCGACACTCCGGAGCGGCTGGCGGAATACAGCCGGTATTTCCACCCGAATATTGTCGGCGTGACCGGCACAGTAGAGCAGGTGGATAAAGTCGTCGCGCAATACGGAGCCGCCTATCGCATCGCGGAGTCAGACAGTGCGATGGACTATTCGGTCGACCACTCTTCTGTTACCTATGTCATCGATCAACAGGGTAGGCTGCATGCTCCATTGATGCATGGCACCTCCCCTGATCGTATTCGGAAAACGGTACGAGACCTATTGAACGATGTTTCTAATTCGTAA
- the rbbA gene encoding ribosome-associated ATPase/putative transporter RbbA: MTQVEPVARLERVGHRYGKVAALRDLTLALPAGRMVGLIGPDGVGKSTLMGLVAGAKRLQQGQVRTLDGDMADAHHRTAVGGRIAYMPQGLGRNLYHDLSLRENLEFFGKLFGLGRAERTARIERLTRATGLHPFLDRPAGKLSGGMKQKLGLCSALIHDPDFLLLDEPTTGVDPLSRRQFWDLIDAIRAGRPGMSVLVSTAYMEEAARFDHLVAMNAGRMLAEGSPGELMKQTGTGSVGEAYVALLQPSAGKTPESTSNREPDTSPTSGDSEPAIRARALTRRFGDFTAVDAVSFNIARGEIFGFLGSNGCGKTTTMKMLTGLLPASEGEAWIFGRPVDAQDLGTRRRVGFMSQAFSLYGELSVRENLLLHARLFHLGHSQTDRRMADLVPRFGLDPYLDQRADALPLGLRQRLSLAVAVIHAPEILILDEPTSGVDPQARDDFWRLLLDLSRKDGVTIFISTHFMDEALRCDRISLMHAGRVLVTDMPAAITDSRNAATLEEAFIAYISAEIPPEPTTGDGLTVAAEGTGAAHTVTGFSPRRLLAFTAREAMQVRRDPVRLAFAFLGSALLLLIMSFGISQEVRNIPFAALDQDRSPESRAYLSTFEDSVWFQGHVPIVDADGLERRLASGELALALQIPPGFGVDLRRGTGTEVAAMIDGADTVRAGTIESYVAGAHAHVLAEGAGAAPALDMLAQSETAGPAAPVELEPRFRYNPAMASLPAIGPSIPPLLLLLFPAILMAVSVAREKEIGTITNFYVTPTGRAEFLIGKQLVYIAITLLNFAILTALVVLVLGVPLRGDPLVLALAALIYAVAATGFGLVVSMMTATQVTAVFASTILSVMPTLQFSGMMEPVSSLQGPARLLGTFWPTTWYMAISVGSFTKGLGLADLSGALIRLAAFGPIFTGLAILALRKQER; encoded by the coding sequence ATGACACAGGTAGAGCCCGTCGCGCGTCTTGAGCGTGTCGGCCACCGCTATGGCAAGGTGGCCGCGCTTCGCGATCTGACGCTGGCACTGCCGGCGGGACGGATGGTGGGCTTGATCGGCCCCGACGGTGTCGGCAAGTCGACGCTGATGGGCCTGGTAGCGGGGGCCAAGCGACTCCAACAGGGCCAGGTGCGAACACTGGACGGCGACATGGCCGATGCGCACCACCGTACCGCCGTGGGCGGGCGCATCGCCTATATGCCCCAGGGACTGGGGCGCAACCTCTATCACGATCTAAGCCTGCGCGAGAATCTTGAATTCTTCGGAAAGCTTTTCGGCCTGGGCCGGGCCGAACGGACGGCGCGCATCGAGCGGCTGACCCGCGCCACCGGATTACACCCCTTCCTCGACCGGCCGGCGGGCAAGCTGTCGGGCGGCATGAAACAGAAACTGGGCCTGTGCTCGGCGCTGATCCATGACCCGGATTTCCTGTTACTGGACGAACCCACCACCGGGGTCGATCCGCTGTCGCGCCGCCAGTTCTGGGACCTGATCGACGCGATCCGCGCCGGCCGGCCGGGGATGAGCGTGCTGGTGTCCACCGCCTATATGGAAGAGGCCGCGCGCTTCGACCATTTGGTGGCCATGAACGCGGGCCGCATGCTGGCCGAAGGCAGCCCGGGGGAGCTGATGAAGCAGACCGGGACCGGCTCGGTGGGTGAGGCCTATGTTGCATTGCTGCAACCGAGTGCGGGCAAAACGCCGGAGTCCACATCGAACCGTGAGCCGGACACATCCCCGACCAGTGGAGACAGTGAGCCGGCGATCCGCGCCCGCGCCCTGACCCGGCGCTTCGGCGATTTCACGGCGGTGGATGCGGTGAGCTTCAACATCGCGCGGGGCGAGATCTTCGGTTTTCTCGGCTCCAACGGCTGCGGCAAGACCACGACGATGAAGATGCTGACCGGGCTCCTGCCCGCCTCGGAGGGCGAGGCCTGGATCTTCGGCCGGCCGGTGGATGCGCAGGACCTGGGGACGCGTCGCCGTGTCGGCTTCATGTCGCAGGCATTTTCGCTCTACGGCGAACTGAGCGTGCGCGAAAACCTGCTGCTGCACGCACGGCTGTTTCATCTCGGCCACTCGCAGACGGATCGGCGGATGGCCGACCTGGTGCCGCGCTTCGGCCTCGACCCCTACCTCGATCAGCGGGCCGACGCCTTGCCGCTGGGGCTGCGCCAGCGGCTGTCGCTGGCGGTGGCCGTGATTCACGCGCCGGAGATCCTGATTCTCGACGAGCCGACATCGGGCGTCGATCCGCAGGCGCGCGATGACTTCTGGCGGCTCCTGCTGGATCTGTCACGCAAGGATGGCGTGACCATTTTCATCTCGACGCATTTCATGGACGAAGCGCTGCGCTGCGATCGCATATCCTTGATGCACGCCGGCCGGGTACTGGTCACCGACATGCCGGCGGCGATCACCGATTCGCGCAACGCCGCGACGCTGGAAGAGGCCTTCATCGCCTACATCTCCGCCGAGATTCCGCCCGAGCCCACCACCGGCGACGGGCTGACCGTCGCGGCCGAGGGGACGGGCGCGGCGCATACTGTCACCGGCTTCAGTCCGCGCCGCCTGCTGGCCTTTACCGCGCGCGAGGCCATGCAGGTGCGGCGCGATCCGGTGCGGCTGGCCTTCGCCTTTCTGGGCAGCGCGCTATTGCTGCTGATCATGTCGTTTGGCATTTCCCAGGAGGTGCGCAACATCCCCTTCGCCGCACTTGATCAGGACCGCAGCCCCGAAAGCCGCGCCTATCTCTCGACGTTCGAGGATTCAGTCTGGTTTCAAGGTCATGTCCCAATTGTGGATGCCGACGGGCTGGAACGGCGACTGGCCAGCGGCGAACTGGCGCTGGCCCTGCAGATCCCCCCCGGCTTCGGCGTCGATCTGCGGCGCGGCACCGGGACCGAGGTGGCGGCGATGATCGACGGGGCCGATACCGTTCGCGCAGGCACCATCGAAAGCTACGTCGCGGGTGCCCACGCCCATGTGCTGGCCGAGGGTGCCGGCGCAGCGCCCGCGCTCGATATGCTCGCACAGTCCGAAACTGCAGGGCCCGCCGCACCGGTCGAGTTGGAGCCGCGGTTCCGCTACAACCCGGCGATGGCCAGCCTGCCTGCCATCGGCCCCTCGATCCCGCCGCTGCTGTTGCTGCTGTTTCCGGCGATCCTGATGGCGGTCAGCGTGGCGCGCGAGAAGGAGATCGGCACGATCACCAATTTCTACGTCACCCCCACCGGGCGGGCCGAGTTTCTGATCGGCAAGCAGCTGGTCTATATCGCCATCACCCTGTTGAATTTCGCCATCCTGACCGCGCTGGTGGTACTGGTGCTGGGCGTGCCGTTGCGCGGTGACCCGCTGGTGCTGGCGCTGGCGGCGTTGATCTATGCGGTGGCGGCAACCGGTTTTGGCCTGGTCGTGTCGATGATGACGGCGACCCAGGTCACCGCGGTCTTTGCCAGCACCATCCTGTCGGTAATGCCCACCCTGCAGTTCTCCGGCATGATGGAGCCGGTCTCCTCGCTTCAAGGCCCGGCGCGGCTGCTGGGCACTTTCTGGCCCACGACCTGGTATATGGCGATCAGCGTAGGCAGTTTTACCAAAGGGCTGGGACTGGCCGATCTGAGCGGAGCGCTGATACGGCTGGCGGCCTTCGGGCCGATCTTCACCGGCCTGGCCATCCTCGCACTGCGCAAGCAGGAGCGGTGA
- a CDS encoding response regulator: protein MKVLLIEDDEEKATKVSGFVSSEYKGAEIAVARSINSGLRALISGVGSLDVVLLDMTLPSFDVSPQEPSGGAPENFAGRELLAQMKLRGIEIPTIVVTQFDSFGEGDAKVSLNTLATELSSQYGAQFKGYVYYNSAQEGWRAALDKMIKENIGIGAS, encoded by the coding sequence ATGAAAGTGCTGTTAATCGAAGATGATGAAGAAAAAGCGACAAAAGTATCTGGATTTGTGTCTTCTGAATATAAGGGGGCGGAAATTGCGGTCGCTAGATCAATAAATAGCGGGCTTCGAGCGCTTATTTCCGGAGTCGGCTCACTGGACGTCGTTCTATTAGACATGACGCTTCCATCTTTTGATGTGTCGCCGCAAGAACCTAGTGGGGGTGCCCCGGAGAATTTTGCCGGTCGCGAATTACTGGCTCAGATGAAGCTCAGGGGAATTGAGATTCCAACGATTGTCGTAACTCAATTTGACTCGTTTGGTGAAGGGGATGCAAAGGTTTCCCTGAATACACTGGCGACGGAACTTAGCTCTCAGTATGGAGCGCAATTTAAAGGTTATGTGTATTACAATTCGGCTCAAGAGGGATGGCGTGCCGCATTGGATAAAATGATAAAAGAAAATATTGGTATAGGGGCATCTTAA
- a CDS encoding alpha/beta hydrolase, with translation MEQLIRLLIVAAIGYLALVVLMYLLQSRLVHLPHIPGRTLVTTPATLGLEYDSVELVTEDRIRLHGWFVPAEKARGTLLFFHGNAGNISHRLDSLQLFRQLGLNSFIIDYRGYGNSEGRPSEHGLYRDAEAAYHYLVESRDIPPERIVLFGRSLGAAVAARTARYYPAAGLIVESGFISAPELGADHYPFLPVRLLSRLQYDTRAHLVQSKVPVLVVHSRDDEIIPYRHGLALHSAAGERARLLTITGDHNTGFLRSGERYRQGLAAFLYEVLSES, from the coding sequence ATGGAACAATTGATTCGATTGCTGATTGTCGCGGCCATTGGCTATCTCGCCCTGGTCGTGCTGATGTATCTGCTGCAATCACGCCTGGTTCACCTTCCGCACATCCCCGGCAGAACCCTGGTGACAACTCCCGCCACCCTTGGCCTGGAATACGACTCCGTGGAACTGGTCACCGAAGACCGCATTCGTCTCCATGGTTGGTTCGTGCCGGCAGAAAAGGCGCGAGGCACTCTCCTTTTCTTCCATGGCAACGCCGGCAACATCTCCCATCGACTGGACTCCTTGCAACTCTTCCGGCAACTGGGCCTCAACAGCTTCATCATCGATTACCGCGGCTATGGCAACAGCGAAGGAAGGCCCTCGGAGCACGGGCTGTACCGAGATGCCGAGGCGGCCTACCACTACCTTGTCGAGTCCCGTGATATCCCGCCCGAACGGATCGTCCTCTTCGGCCGCTCGCTCGGTGCGGCGGTCGCCGCCCGTACCGCACGGTATTACCCCGCAGCCGGATTGATCGTCGAATCCGGCTTTATCTCGGCGCCCGAACTCGGCGCCGACCACTACCCATTCCTGCCCGTGCGCCTGCTCTCGCGGCTGCAATACGACACTCGCGCTCACCTTGTACAGTCGAAAGTTCCCGTGCTCGTCGTGCATAGCCGCGACGACGAGATCATTCCCTACCGCCACGGACTCGCGCTGCACTCCGCGGCGGGCGAGCGTGCGCGCCTTCTGACAATCACCGGCGACCATAACACCGGCTTCCTGCGCAGCGGCGAGCGTTATCGCCAAGGTCTGGCCGCGTTTCTCTACGAAGTTCTGAGTGAATCCTGA
- the acnB gene encoding bifunctional aconitate hydratase 2/2-methylisocitrate dehydratase yields the protein MLENYRKHVAEREEQDLPPLPLDAAQTAELVELIKNPHQGEETFLVELLTHRIPPGVDEAAYVKAAFLADVAKGKSGTPLIDRKQATQLLGTMKGGYSVQPLVDLLDDAELAPTAADALATTLLVFDAYNEVMEKAQAGNEHAKRVVDAWAEAQWFTRREPMADEIKVTVFKVPGETNTDDLSPASEAWSRPDIPLHAMAMLQSKMPEGIETIKKLKVEKGLPVAFVGDVVGTGSSRKSAINSVLWHTGDDIPYVPNKRAGGVVLGAKIAPIFFNTAEDAGALPVECDVSGLNTGDVITIKPYEGKIENEAGETVVEFELKPSTITDEVRAGGRIPLIIGRSLTDKTRAHMGLKPSDVFKRPVAPVDTGKGYTLAQKMVGHACGVEGIRPGTYCEPRMTTVGSQDTTGAMTRDELKELACLGFNADLVMQSFCHTAAYPKPVDVKLQHELPGFFTNRGGVSLRPGDGVIHSWLNRMLLPDTVGTGGDSHTRFPIGISFPAGSGLVAFAAALGVMPLDMPESVKVVFKGQMQPGVTLRDLVNAIPYAAIQQNHLTVAKAGKKNAFSGRILEIEGLEHLKVEQAFELSDASAERSAAACTVKLDKEPIIEYLQSNITLLKWMIANGYEDKRTIQRRIDAMEQWLENPELMQADADAEYAEVIEIDLNSIKEPIVACPNDPDDVKLLSEVAGQGIDEVFIGSCMTNIGHYRAAGKVLEQSGTTVPTKLWIAPPTKMDEHQLVQEGYYSIYGKAGARTEMPGCSLCMGNQARVADNATVFSTSTRNFPNRLGKGANVYLGSAELAAVAAILGKIPTVEEYMEQVKTLDTMAAEVYRYLNFHEIGEYKKVADKVIPIAAV from the coding sequence ATGCTGGAGAATTACCGAAAACACGTGGCCGAGCGTGAGGAACAGGACTTGCCTCCGCTGCCGCTGGACGCCGCTCAGACGGCCGAACTGGTGGAACTCATCAAGAATCCGCACCAGGGGGAAGAGACATTCCTGGTCGAACTTCTGACCCACCGCATCCCGCCCGGCGTGGATGAGGCCGCCTACGTCAAGGCCGCCTTTCTGGCCGATGTGGCCAAGGGCAAGAGCGGGACGCCGCTGATCGATCGCAAGCAGGCCACTCAGCTGCTTGGCACCATGAAGGGCGGTTACAGCGTTCAGCCGCTGGTCGATCTTCTGGACGATGCCGAACTGGCCCCCACCGCCGCCGACGCGCTCGCCACCACACTGCTGGTGTTCGATGCCTATAACGAGGTTATGGAGAAGGCGCAGGCCGGCAACGAGCATGCCAAGCGCGTAGTTGATGCCTGGGCCGAGGCGCAATGGTTCACCCGGCGCGAGCCGATGGCCGACGAGATCAAGGTCACCGTCTTCAAGGTCCCCGGCGAGACCAACACCGACGACCTCTCGCCCGCCTCCGAGGCGTGGAGCCGTCCGGATATCCCGCTGCACGCCATGGCGATGCTCCAGTCGAAAATGCCCGAAGGCATCGAAACCATCAAGAAGCTGAAGGTGGAGAAAGGCCTTCCGGTCGCCTTCGTCGGCGATGTGGTCGGCACCGGCTCCTCGCGCAAGTCCGCCATTAACTCCGTGCTCTGGCACACCGGTGACGACATCCCCTACGTGCCCAACAAACGGGCCGGCGGGGTGGTGCTGGGCGCCAAGATCGCCCCCATCTTCTTCAACACCGCGGAAGATGCCGGCGCACTGCCCGTCGAGTGCGACGTCTCCGGACTCAATACCGGCGATGTCATCACCATCAAGCCCTACGAAGGGAAGATCGAGAACGAGGCGGGTGAAACCGTCGTCGAGTTTGAACTCAAACCCTCGACCATTACGGACGAAGTGCGCGCCGGCGGCCGCATCCCGCTGATTATCGGCCGCTCGCTGACCGACAAGACCCGCGCACATATGGGTCTGAAGCCTTCGGACGTCTTCAAGCGCCCGGTCGCACCCGTCGATACCGGTAAGGGCTATACACTGGCGCAGAAGATGGTCGGCCACGCCTGCGGCGTCGAGGGCATACGCCCCGGCACCTACTGCGAGCCGCGCATGACCACGGTCGGTTCCCAGGACACCACCGGCGCCATGACCCGTGACGAACTCAAGGAGCTGGCCTGTCTCGGCTTCAACGCCGACCTGGTCATGCAGTCCTTCTGCCACACCGCGGCCTATCCGAAACCGGTGGACGTGAAGCTGCAGCACGAATTGCCGGGCTTCTTTACCAACCGCGGCGGCGTCAGTCTGCGCCCCGGCGATGGTGTCATCCACTCCTGGCTGAACCGCATGCTGCTGCCCGACACCGTCGGCACCGGCGGCGACTCGCATACCCGTTTCCCCATCGGCATCAGCTTCCCGGCCGGCTCCGGCCTGGTCGCCTTCGCCGCTGCGCTGGGTGTGATGCCGCTGGACATGCCCGAATCGGTAAAGGTGGTCTTCAAGGGCCAAATGCAGCCCGGCGTCACCCTGCGTGACCTGGTCAATGCCATTCCCTACGCGGCCATCCAGCAGAACCACCTGACCGTGGCCAAGGCGGGCAAGAAGAACGCCTTCTCCGGCCGCATCCTCGAGATCGAGGGGCTGGAGCACCTCAAGGTGGAACAGGCCTTCGAGCTCTCCGACGCCTCCGCCGAGCGCTCCGCCGCCGCCTGCACCGTGAAGCTCGACAAAGAGCCGATCATCGAATACCTGCAGAGCAACATCACCCTGCTCAAGTGGATGATCGCCAATGGCTACGAAGACAAGCGCACCATCCAGCGTCGCATCGACGCCATGGAGCAGTGGCTGGAAAATCCGGAGCTGATGCAGGCCGACGCCGACGCCGAATATGCCGAGGTCATCGAGATCGACCTGAACAGCATCAAGGAGCCCATCGTCGCCTGCCCGAATGATCCGGACGACGTGAAACTCCTTTCGGAGGTGGCGGGGCAGGGCATCGATGAGGTCTTCATCGGCTCCTGCATGACCAACATCGGTCACTACCGTGCCGCCGGCAAGGTACTGGAACAATCCGGCACCACCGTGCCCACCAAGCTGTGGATCGCCCCGCCCACCAAGATGGATGAGCACCAACTGGTGCAGGAGGGCTACTACAGCATCTACGGCAAGGCCGGCGCCCGCACCGAAATGCCCGGCTGCTCGCTCTGCATGGGCAACCAGGCCCGGGTCGCCGACAACGCCACGGTCTTCTCCACCTCGACCCGCAACTTCCCCAACCGGCTGGGGAAGGGCGCCAACGTCTACCTCGGCTCCGCCGAACTGGCCGCCGTCGCCGCCATCCTGGGCAAGATCCCCACCGTCGAGGAGTACATGGAGCAGGTTAAAACCCTCGACACCATGGCCGCCGAAGTCTACCGCTACCTCAACTTCCACGAGATTGGGGAGTACAAAAAGGTGGCGGATAAGGTGATTCCGATCGCTGCGGTGTAA
- a CDS encoding HlyD family secretion protein, with amino-acid sequence MSRKISISIVLIVLLALLGFGAWTVLFKPSGLPPEGFARGNGRIEADLIDVSPRLAGRVAEIKVREGARVQPGDALAVMDTAELESRLMQAEAAVASAEAAVGMAAAQVAEAEAKLALARSEQARAETLSARDLLSPQDLDIRRTETQVAKAALAAARANLRAKQRGVDAEAAGRTEIAARIADSTLYAQGAGRVLYRLAQPGEIMGNGGKLLTLVSLEDVYMEFFLSATEAPRVRIGDEARIVPDIMPDTAVPAVVSFVSPQAQFTPKQVETVTERESLMFRVRVSIPAELIATRMEQVKTGVRGVAWVRLARDDGSLPNWPEGLTPPLLAEPDKPLTDQP; translated from the coding sequence ATGTCCCGCAAGATCTCCATTTCCATCGTACTTATCGTCCTTCTGGCTCTCCTGGGTTTCGGTGCATGGACGGTGTTGTTCAAGCCCTCCGGCCTGCCGCCCGAGGGGTTTGCCCGCGGCAATGGCCGGATCGAGGCGGACCTCATCGACGTTTCACCGCGCCTGGCCGGACGCGTGGCCGAAATCAAGGTGCGGGAGGGTGCTCGAGTGCAGCCCGGCGATGCACTGGCAGTCATGGACACCGCCGAACTGGAATCCCGGTTGATGCAAGCAGAGGCAGCGGTGGCCAGCGCCGAGGCGGCGGTCGGGATGGCGGCGGCACAGGTGGCTGAGGCCGAGGCGAAACTGGCACTGGCGCGCAGCGAACAGGCACGCGCCGAAACGCTGAGCGCGCGTGATTTGCTCTCGCCGCAAGACCTCGACATACGCCGCACCGAGACGCAGGTCGCCAAGGCCGCGTTGGCCGCTGCCCGGGCGAACCTGCGGGCCAAGCAGCGCGGCGTCGACGCCGAAGCCGCCGGGCGTACCGAGATCGCTGCACGCATTGCCGACAGCACGCTTTATGCGCAGGGCGCGGGGCGGGTACTTTATCGTCTGGCGCAGCCGGGCGAAATCATGGGCAACGGCGGCAAATTGCTGACGCTGGTCAGCCTCGAGGATGTCTACATGGAATTCTTCCTGTCCGCCACCGAGGCTCCTCGCGTCAGGATCGGGGACGAGGCGCGCATCGTCCCCGACATCATGCCCGACACCGCCGTGCCCGCTGTCGTGTCCTTCGTCTCGCCGCAGGCACAGTTTACGCCCAAGCAAGTGGAAACCGTGACCGAGCGTGAGAGCCTGATGTTCCGGGTCCGCGTGAGCATTCCGGCTGAACTGATCGCAACGCGGATGGAACAGGTCAAGACCGGCGTGCGCGGCGTCGCCTGGGTACGGCTCGCGCGGGACGATGGCAGCCTGCCGAATTGGCCGGAGGGGTTGACCCCACCACTGCTCGCCGAGCCCGACAAACCTCTCACCGATCAGCCATGA
- a CDS encoding phosphorylase family protein, with protein sequence MLVDDEYTKAQEISEVLRNSGVDGLIIRHETTAQAARQCLRASTFDFLIIDLHLPDALGAMPSADGGLSFFDLIKMDENVPLPEDVLFITGREELVMEANAEVLERGAVLCQYRSDSSEWKKVLIGRIRYGTERIARKKGFEIEADVAIVTAMRDPELAAVLELPFGWESKRMRGEPTTFHVGSLVREDREITIVAASAHRKGMPSAAALASKMSACFRPRYMIMLGICAGIQGKTNLGDVVIADPAWDWGSGKRGQDENGSAVFRAAPYQLALNSSVSQIAADLGESSEVKRSIRAGWDDAVPEGIFDVHVGPMASGASVIADDISARSVVTQHKELLAIEMEAYAVMASAEYSTDPKPVAIAIKSVCDYADSNKNDLWQRYASYTSAAFAQQLLVSPFLAF encoded by the coding sequence TTGCTAGTTGATGACGAATATACGAAAGCGCAGGAGATCTCCGAAGTGCTGCGTAATAGTGGCGTTGACGGGCTAATTATTCGGCATGAGACAACCGCGCAAGCGGCTAGGCAATGCCTCCGTGCGAGCACTTTTGATTTCTTGATAATAGATCTTCATCTTCCTGATGCGCTAGGAGCTATGCCTAGCGCAGACGGCGGGCTTTCCTTTTTTGACTTGATTAAAATGGATGAAAATGTGCCGCTGCCGGAGGATGTCCTCTTCATTACCGGCCGGGAAGAACTTGTGATGGAGGCAAACGCCGAGGTTCTGGAAAGAGGAGCGGTTTTGTGCCAATACCGTTCCGATTCGTCAGAATGGAAAAAAGTATTGATAGGAAGAATTCGGTATGGGACCGAGAGGATCGCAAGGAAGAAGGGGTTTGAAATTGAGGCAGACGTGGCTATTGTGACGGCGATGCGTGATCCGGAGCTTGCCGCAGTACTGGAGTTGCCATTCGGTTGGGAGTCAAAGCGAATGCGAGGCGAGCCGACCACGTTTCATGTTGGTAGTCTTGTTAGAGAAGACCGGGAAATAACGATTGTAGCCGCGAGTGCACATCGAAAAGGAATGCCCTCAGCGGCAGCGCTGGCGAGCAAAATGAGTGCGTGCTTTCGCCCCCGATATATGATTATGCTAGGAATATGCGCAGGAATTCAAGGGAAGACGAATTTGGGAGACGTAGTAATCGCCGATCCAGCTTGGGATTGGGGCAGTGGCAAGCGGGGGCAGGACGAGAATGGTTCAGCGGTCTTCCGAGCCGCCCCCTACCAGCTCGCGTTGAATTCATCGGTAAGCCAAATCGCGGCCGACCTTGGAGAAAGCTCCGAAGTCAAGAGGAGTATTAGAGCAGGGTGGGATGATGCTGTGCCCGAAGGGATCTTCGATGTTCATGTTGGGCCAATGGCATCTGGGGCTAGCGTGATCGCGGATGACATTTCCGCACGGTCGGTCGTGACTCAGCACAAAGAATTGCTTGCGATTGAAATGGAGGCGTACGCGGTAATGGCTTCGGCAGAATATTCGACAGACCCAAAGCCGGTTGCGATCGCGATCAAGTCTGTATGTGACTATGCAGACAGCAACAAGAATGATCTATGGCAACGGTATGCTTCATACACCAGCGCGGCGTTTGCTCAACAATTGTTGGTTAGCCCTTTTTTGGCGTTTTGA
- a CDS encoding copper chaperone PCu(A)C, protein MIRSVRAWTFGVMTLCLSSAAFADSHGGTNSADAVMVEDPYVRAVPAGQPNSAAFMTLANHSDEDVAIINGSSPVANVVELHTHVHEGGMMKMRQIDKIDVDANGSTELKPGGLHVMLIGLKQELHEGDHVSVTLEFNDGSSKTIDAPVKNVMSGMKMNGGK, encoded by the coding sequence ATGATCCGTTCAGTACGTGCTTGGACCTTTGGTGTGATGACCCTTTGTTTGTCCTCTGCTGCCTTCGCAGATTCCCATGGTGGTACGAATTCCGCCGATGCTGTCATGGTGGAAGACCCCTATGTGCGTGCCGTGCCTGCGGGCCAGCCCAACAGCGCTGCCTTCATGACCTTGGCAAATCACAGCGACGAAGACGTGGCCATCATCAACGGCAGCAGCCCTGTGGCCAACGTAGTCGAATTGCACACCCATGTGCATGAAGGTGGCATGATGAAGATGCGCCAGATCGACAAGATTGATGTTGATGCCAATGGCTCGACTGAGCTGAAGCCGGGTGGTCTGCATGTCATGCTAATTGGTCTCAAACAGGAACTACACGAAGGCGACCACGTTAGCGTGACCTTGGAATTCAATGACGGCAGCAGCAAGACTATCGACGCGCCGGTCAAGAACGTAATGAGCGGTATGAAGATGAATGGCGGCAAGTAG